In Falco cherrug isolate bFalChe1 chromosome 2, bFalChe1.pri, whole genome shotgun sequence, the following are encoded in one genomic region:
- the C2H3orf52 gene encoding TPA-induced transmembrane protein isoform X2: protein MSCLYACFRDKGPRTETEAMKRQSSGQEHEIMELQEANMEESEADHDKPLNAQTRKERNPWKSCRNVVFWKCKLWMVITAIFLVFFLVIFISLVLYSNVYIDEDDYWDADALLNSGNCRNFSGTLELMCGLPHLFSEDITKRLTDVYSSSPALGRYFRSAQVVYFSNESSTVFYQLEFSVPPSTEGFMENTMNPDFIRNVLRQNIYDEDDTSNPGTAECNRLKLDPTSLTLT from the exons ATGAGTTGCCTCTACGCTTGCTTCAGAGACAAAGGTCCTCGCACAGAGACAGAAGCTATGAAAAGGCAAAGCTCTGGTCAGGAGCACGAGATTATGGAATTGCAAGAAGCTAACATGGAGGAAAGTGAGGCTGATCATGACAAGCCTCTAAATGCTCAAACAAGAAAG GAGAGAAATCCCTGGAAATCATGCAGGAATGTAGTTTTCTGGAAGTGTAAACTATGGATGGTTATAACTGCAATTTTTCTAGTATTCTTCCTGGTCATTTTCATCAGCCTAGTTCTTTACTCTA ATGTTTACATAGATGAGGATGACTACTGGGATGCCGATGCACTACTAAATAGTGGAAATTGCCGCAATTTTTCAGGAACATTGGAGTTAATGTGTGGTCTACCACACCTTTTCTCTGAAGACATTACTAAGAGG TTAACAGATGTCTACAGTTCATCTCCAGCTCTAGGACGCTACTTCAGGTCAGCTCAGGTGGTTTATTTCAG taatgAAAGCTCCACTGTATTTTATCAGCTAGAGTTTTCTGTGCCACCATCAACAGAGGGGTTTATGGAAAACACAATGAACCCAGATTTTATAAGGAATGTCTTGCGTCAAAATATTTATGATGAAGATGATACCTCTAATCCTGGGACAGCTGAATGTAACAGGTTAAAGCTTGACCCGACTTCTCTCACGTTAACAT AG
- the C2H3orf52 gene encoding TPA-induced transmembrane protein isoform X1, whose amino-acid sequence MSCLYACFRDKGPRTETEAMKRQSSGQEHEIMELQEANMEESEADHDKPLNAQTRKERNPWKSCRNVVFWKCKLWMVITAIFLVFFLVIFISLVLYSNVYIDEDDYWDADALLNSGNCRNFSGTLELMCGLPHLFSEDITKRLTDVYSSSPALGRYFRSAQVVYFSNESSTVFYQLEFSVPPSTEGFMENTMNPDFIRNVLRQNIYDEDDTSNPGTAECNRLKLDPTSLTLTCKFCTSETVPLQRAEVFT is encoded by the exons ATGAGTTGCCTCTACGCTTGCTTCAGAGACAAAGGTCCTCGCACAGAGACAGAAGCTATGAAAAGGCAAAGCTCTGGTCAGGAGCACGAGATTATGGAATTGCAAGAAGCTAACATGGAGGAAAGTGAGGCTGATCATGACAAGCCTCTAAATGCTCAAACAAGAAAG GAGAGAAATCCCTGGAAATCATGCAGGAATGTAGTTTTCTGGAAGTGTAAACTATGGATGGTTATAACTGCAATTTTTCTAGTATTCTTCCTGGTCATTTTCATCAGCCTAGTTCTTTACTCTA ATGTTTACATAGATGAGGATGACTACTGGGATGCCGATGCACTACTAAATAGTGGAAATTGCCGCAATTTTTCAGGAACATTGGAGTTAATGTGTGGTCTACCACACCTTTTCTCTGAAGACATTACTAAGAGG TTAACAGATGTCTACAGTTCATCTCCAGCTCTAGGACGCTACTTCAGGTCAGCTCAGGTGGTTTATTTCAG taatgAAAGCTCCACTGTATTTTATCAGCTAGAGTTTTCTGTGCCACCATCAACAGAGGGGTTTATGGAAAACACAATGAACCCAGATTTTATAAGGAATGTCTTGCGTCAAAATATTTATGATGAAGATGATACCTCTAATCCTGGGACAGCTGAATGTAACAGGTTAAAGCTTGACCCGACTTCTCTCACGTTAACATGTAAGTTCTGTACATCAGAGACTGTTCCTTTACAACGAGCAGAAGTATTTACTTGA